The Oscillatoria acuminata PCC 6304 genomic interval AGTTTCTGAAATTCGGGACTATCCACATATTCATCTAACCCACCGCCTCCATGCCAAAACATGGCTTTCATGCAATATTCAGCATATTCAAAATTAATGCGATCGTGGAACCAATGTTTCCATAATTTAGAGAAAGAAAATTCGCCATTAAAGTATTTAAAGAAGGGGAATAAGACTAGAAATTGATGGTCTGCAATATAAATTAAATTGCGAGAATAGGCATCTAAAACAACGCCATAGCTTTTGAGAATGCCCACGACTTCCATCAAATTCTCAGGGGAATCCGGGAGCAAATCCCCCCCGGCTTCTAGGCGTTCAATATATTCAATTAAAGGATGGGTAGAATCTTTTATTTTTGATAAGGTCATTTTTTGGAATCTCCTGAATCAATAGTAAGGGTAAATTATTTAATAGGGCAGAATTTTAATTTTGGTTTCCTCTATTAGGGCAGGCCAACGGAGGGTAAACTTTAGGGTAGGGGAAGTTTAAACCGACGGCAGGGGTTTCAACCTCCACCCGTCGGTTTAAATTTCAGGGATTGACAGAGAAGAGGGTGGGAACATCGGATTCATGGGAAACAGCGATCGCCTCCTGATGAGCCTCCTGATGAACTACTGCACTCAGGGTAGGCCGTCCTAGACTCAAGGCTGTGGCTGCGGTTTCACTATAAGCAACCAAGCCACTGGGAAGCAAGCCTAAAATCACGACAAACACCGCTAAGACGATCGCCGGAATGCGATCGGACCACTGCACCGGCGGCAAATTCACCACCTGCTCAGACAACCGACCAAAAAAGGCCCGGTTAATCAGCAACAAGAAATAAACCGCCGTTAAACCCGTCCCAATCATACTCAAAAGCGTTTGCACCGGAAACACGGGTAAACTGCCGCGAAAGATAATAAACTCCGCAATAAATCCCGCCATCCCGGGAATCCCCGCACTCGCCATCACCGCCAGCACCATCAAGGACCCAATCATCGGTAACCCGCGTTCTGGATTCAACAACCCATGCAACACGCGCAAGTCCCGAGTCCCCGCTTTCTTGTAAACCACCCCAACCAACAGAAACAGTAAGGCCGAAATCAAGCCATGACTGACCATTTGGAACACCGCGCCGACAATGCTCACCGGCGTATTAGCAGCACAGGCGAGGAGAATATACCCCATGTGGGCCACGGAACTAAATGCCACCATTTTTTTCATATCGGTTTGGGAAATGGCGCTAAACGCTCCATACAGAACGCTCACCACCGCCACTGTGGCTAACCAAGGAGCCCAATAAGCCCAAGCATCAGGAAATAAACCGACTCCAAAGCGCAATAACCCGTAGGTTCCTAACTTCAACAATACCCCAGCTAACATCACCGAAATCGGCGTGGAGGCTTCCACGTGAGCATCGGGTAACCAAGTGTGGAAGGGGACAATCGGGGTTTTGATGGCAAATCCGATTAACAAAGGGGCTAAGAGGAGCAGTTGCGATTTTAACGGCAGTGATGCACCAGCAAAGGCTTGATAAGCAAAGCTATCGGCATGGGTCAGCCAAACTAAGCCTAAAAATGAGGCGAGAATTAAGATACCAGAAATGGCGGTATAGAGTAAAAACTTGGTGGCTGCATAACCCCGTCTTGCTCCCCCCCAAATGGCAATTAAGAGATAGAGGGGAATCAGTTCGACTTCATAGAACAGGAAAAACAGCAGTAAGTCTTGGGCGAGGAATGCACCGGCAACCCCGGCATTCAGCAGCAAGATTAAAGCGTAGTAAAATCGCGGGCGGGTAATCCCCTCGTTGGTACTGTAGAGGGCGATGAGGGTGAGCAAACCATTTAAGAGGATTAAGGGTAAAGACAACCCATCTAATCCCAGTCGGTAGCTCAACCCGAGGTATTCGAGCCAAGGCAGATTTTCCTCGAATTGTAAGCCGACCCCAGTCGGGTCAAATTGACTGAGGAGAATCAGAGACCAGATGAATGTGACAAAGGTGATCGCCAAGGCAATCTGACGCGATCGCTTTGGGTTCATCTGGTTAGGGAAAAATCCAATAAGAGCGGCACCGATCGTCGGCACCCAGATTAAAGCACTCAGCATCGCTAACTTCTATAAGGTCTTTTTAACTGCAATCTATTACGGAAGGGGTGAGAGAGTCTTCAGGCATTAATGATTTAACACTTCCCTGACTTACACCTTTCTTCTAAATGTGGCTTGACTTACGCCTATTTTCCAAGGCAGCCCTCAATAATGTAGAGGCGATTCTTAACATTTGCGTAAGTCCTGGGAAGCATCTCAATTTGTTCAAGAGACCTAACCCCCCAACCCCCTTCCCTAAGAGGGAAGGGGGAGCCGGAAGGGGGAGCCGGAAGGGGGAGTCTCAAAGCCCCTCCCCTCTTAGGGGAGGGGTTTGGGGAGAGGTCTCTTCCAGCTATCCATGATGTGGAGACCTAACCCCCCAGCCCCCTTCCCTAGGAGGGAAGGGGGAGCCGGAAGGGGGAGCCGGAAGGGGGAGTCTCAAAGCCCCTCCCCTCTTAGGGGAGGGGTTTGGGGAGAGGTCTCTTCAAGCTATCCATTCGGTAAACCCCAGGGTTATAACAATGAACTCATCAACAGACCCAAAAGTGCAACGCCAATGAGAATGGTCAAAACATAGAGTTGAGACCCCCCAGGAACGGTATATTTTAAGCCTTGACCACTGAATACAGTAGCTAAACCCACCAAGTTGACCAGTCCATCGACAAAGTAGCGGTCTATCCAAGCGGTGAATCGGGAAAACTGTTGAACCGCTAACACCACGGTGACTCCGTACAGCTTATCGATGTAAAAGTCATAAGCAAATAGGTCTTGTAACGGTTTCCAGGGGAGGTGGACGGGTTCGCTGCGGTTGGGGTTGAGATAAATCACTCCCCCGACAATACAGCCGACAATACCGGAGATGACCACCAAGGGCAAGTCAAAGACTGCCGGATCCGGTCCGTTTCTGGCCCAAGGTCCGGCCCAACTGAGCAAGAGTTGCCAATGTTGGAGCATCAGGGGGGTGAGCAGGGTGACGATGCTTAAGCTCACCATTGGGACGGCCATCGGCCAAGGGACTTCTGGTGCACGGCGGGTTTTGGGTTGGGTGGGACCGAGGAAGACGAGACAGAAGACTCGGGTTAAGTTGAGGGCGGTTAAGCCATTAAAGACGATTAGCAGGAGCAATAACCACCAGGGAACGCTCCAAAATCCGTTGACCCAGCGTTCCATTGCCCAAAAGTTCCCGAGAGGGATGAGGGCGATCGTCCCGGCGCTACCGACAACAAAGGCGAGGGTGGTGGCGGGCATTTTTGACCACAATCCACCCATTTCGGTGATGTTTTGGTTGCTGGTGGTGAGGATGATGGAACCAATGCTGGTAAAGAGGAGGGCTTTGGCGATCGCATGGGTGAGGAGCAATAACAGCGCTACATCAACGTGCTGCATCCCCACGGCGATAAAGACTAATCCCAAGACAGCGCTGGTGGAGTGGGAGAGGGTGCGTTTAATATCGATTTGGGCGATCGCCACTAAAGAAGCCCCGATCGCTGTCATCGTCCCCACCACAATTAAGGTGGTTTCCGCAAGCGGAGAGAGAGACACTACCGGCGAGAGTTTAATCAGCACATAAGCGCCACAACTCACCACTAGAGAATTTCGGAGTAAGGAGGCCGGATTTGGACCTTCCATTGCCTCATCTAACCACAAGTGCAAGGGAAATTGAGCACATTTACCAATGGGACCGGCGATTAAGGTTAATCCTAGGAAGTTCGCCACCATTGGAGAAAGTTCGGCAGTTTCAGCCCACACTTCGATATCGGCAAAGTTGAAGCTACCGGCTAAAGTGCCGACACTAACCACCCCCATGAGTAACAAAATATCTCCCACCCGTTTGGTTAAGAAGGCATCTCGCGCAGCGGTGACAACTAAGGGTTGGGCGTACCAGAATCCGACAATTAGGTAGGTGGAAAGGGTCAGCATTTCCAGTAAGGCGTAACTCAAAAATAAGGAGTTACTAATTGCTAGACCACTCATGGCTGCTTCAAAAAATCCCATTAGGCCAAAAAACCGGGCTAAAGACCAGTCTTTTTCCATGTAGCCTAGGGCGTAGACTTGGGCAACCAGACTCAATCCCGTGATTGCTTCTAGTGCTCCGGTACTCATTTGGGAGATTTCTAGAACGAAGGATAGATCTAAATCTCCGGTACTGAGCCAATTGATCACGATGAATTCCGGGCCGTGACCCCAGGTGGTTCTAAATAAGAATCCCCCATGAATAAATGCCACGATGGTTGCCAGTAGGTTGATGTAAGCACCGGGTCGCGGTCCCGTGCGTCGGACGATCGCCGACGACCAGGGGAGGGTGATAATTGCGCCGAGTAAGCTATATAAAGGAACCCACCAACTCGTTTGGACGAGCAACTGATTCATGACATAATTCCTTGATATCAAGCGATTAAATTAACAAACAACTATCTGTTTCTGTTCAGTCTTGTTGAGCAGAAACAGGGTTGTTAAGGCAGATCTATAAGGGTTTGATCTGTGAATTTTTCGAGGTAAATTGACCTACTAAATGTCGGCCTAAAAGGGCAGACGAGAGCGCAGGAGTCGGCGGTTGACCCTCGTAAAATTTACGGACTGCTGGCCGATCGCACGGGTTCAAGGGGCGATCGCACAGTCCCGTTGTAAGGGTTCCCCCTGCCAATCCTAGAAGATTTGGGGACAATTCCTGCGGAACCCTGGGCGATCGACCCAGAAGGCGAGTCGAGGGTGATCTTCGTCGCAACGGAGCCATTCTGACCTTTTTGAGGGCAGTGACAACAATGCCGGGAGCGACCCTAGACTAATCCGTTGAGTGGGTTCACTGCAAGGATCTCAATGGGTAATTTGACCCCCACCACTGGGACTGATCCCGGAGGCGACTGCGCCCACTTCAGCACTCATGGCCCCAGTCGGTCGAACTCCTTTCCCATTGGAGCATTAATTTTATTAATAAAATATTAATTTTCTTTACAAGATTAGTTTTTCTAATTACTTTTATTTACGAATATGATTATTATTTATATTGTCAAGGGATACAAGATTCACCTATTCTTGATAAAGGAAGAGGATAGCTTTACGATAACTGAAAACGTTCGGGAAGACCGATCGCTTAACGATCGCAGCTTAGATTGAATTAAACCGACTCATCCATTCAGGAGACAGAAGAAATGCCTATAGCAGTGGGAATGATTGAAACCAGAGGCTTCCCAGCCGTGGTAGAAGCGGCTGACGCGATGGTAAAAGCAGCCCGCGTAACCCTTGTGGGATATGAAAAAATCGGCAGCGCTCGCGTAACCGTGATCGTGCGCGGAGACGTCTCGGAAGTGCAAGCCTCCGTCTCGGCTGGGGTGGAATCGGTCAAGCGTGTGAATGGCGGAGAAGTTGTCTCCACCCACATTATTGCCCGTCCGCATGAGAACCTAGAATATGTGCTGCCGATCCGGTACACCGAAGCGGTCGAGCAGTTCCGAACGTATTAACCCCATTCAGGACCATCGTTCTGACTGGGACCCAGAGCAAGCGTCAATGACGCATCACAGCAAATATCAACCTTAACGTTGGGAGTCAAATTTATGTCTATTGCAGTTGGAATGGTAGAAACCCTCGGGTTTCCCGCAGTTGTAGAAGCCGCAGACGCAATGGTGAAAGCCGCCCGCGTCACCTTAGTCGGATATGAGAAAATCGGAAGCGGTCGCGTCACCGTCATCGTGCGTGGAGATGTTTCGGAAGTGCAAGCCTCCGTCGGTGCAGCCGTGGAAAATGTCAGACGAGTGAATGGTGGACAAGTCTTGTCTACCCACATCATTGCCCGTCCTCATGAGAACCTAGAGTATGTCCTCCCGATTCGCTACACCGAAGCGGTGGAGCAATTCCGGGAAAGCACCACAGGCATTCGTTTAAGCCGATAAATTGAGTGTAAATCATGCAACTTGCCCAAGTTCGCGGTAGCGTCGTCAGTACGCAAAAGGATCCAAATCTGCAAGGAGTTAAATTACTCCTGTTGCAATTAATCGATGAGGAAGGACAACTCATCCCCAAATACGAAGTCGCTGCGGATAATGTAGGGGCCGGTGTAGGGGAATGGGTTTTAGTAACCATTGGCAGTGCAGCAAGGCAGGTTATCCGTAGTGACGAGCGTCCCGTGGACGCGGCAGTCATTGCGATCGTAGACACGGTGAATGTTGAAAATCGCACTCTTTACAGCAAAAAAGAAACCGATCGCTTTCGTTAGTCAGTTTTGTTAGTCAGTCGGGACAAAACAGACCCACTTCAGCGATCGCATTCGGTGTGGAGTCAGGCGTCAGAAGTCAGAATTCTTGGGATGATTCACTTAAAAACTTGTGCGATCGCCGGATTCGAGTACCGCAGGCCCTATCCAGCCTCCGTACCCGAAGTCAACCGAATTCTAAATTCTGAAGTCTGACGCCGATTCTAGTCGCATTTAGGAAGGAGTAATTCAGTTATGGTAGTCCGCAGCAAGGCGGCTCCGCCAACCCCTTGGTCAAGAAATATGGCCGAGCCTCAGATCCACAAAACCGCTTACGTTCATTCCTTCTCTAACATGATTGGGGATGTGCGGGTTGGTGCTCATGTCTTGGTTGCACCGGGAACCTCAATCCGGGCCGATGAAGGCACCCCCTTTTCGATCGGAGAGTATAGCAACATCCAAGATGGCGTCGTTATTCACGGACTCGATGAAGGACGAGTCGTCGGAGATGACAATAATCCCTATTCCGTGTGGATCGGAAAAAATTGTTCGATCGCCCACATGGCCTTAATTCACGGTCCCGCTTATGTCGGGGATAGCTGTTTTATCGGCTTTCGCTCCACCGTCTTTAATGCCAGAGTCGGCAAGGGCTGTATCGTCATGATGCACGCCCTGATTCAAGATGTAGAAATTCCCCCAGGCAAATACATTCCGTCTGGAGCGATCATTACCAACCAACAACAGGCCGATCGCTTGCCGAATGTGACAGAGACGGATACCAAATTCGCCACCCATGTCC includes:
- a CDS encoding carbon dioxide-concentrating mechanism protein CcmK, whose protein sequence is MSIAVGMVETLGFPAVVEAADAMVKAARVTLVGYEKIGSGRVTVIVRGDVSEVQASVGAAVENVRRVNGGQVLSTHIIARPHENLEYVLPIRYTEAVEQFRESTTGIRLSR
- a CDS encoding NADH-quinone oxidoreductase subunit M; its protein translation is MLSALIWVPTIGAALIGFFPNQMNPKRSRQIALAITFVTFIWSLILLSQFDPTGVGLQFEENLPWLEYLGLSYRLGLDGLSLPLILLNGLLTLIALYSTNEGITRPRFYYALILLLNAGVAGAFLAQDLLLFFLFYEVELIPLYLLIAIWGGARRGYAATKFLLYTAISGILILASFLGLVWLTHADSFAYQAFAGASLPLKSQLLLLAPLLIGFAIKTPIVPFHTWLPDAHVEASTPISVMLAGVLLKLGTYGLLRFGVGLFPDAWAYWAPWLATVAVVSVLYGAFSAISQTDMKKMVAFSSVAHMGYILLACAANTPVSIVGAVFQMVSHGLISALLFLLVGVVYKKAGTRDLRVLHGLLNPERGLPMIGSLMVLAVMASAGIPGMAGFIAEFIIFRGSLPVFPVQTLLSMIGTGLTAVYFLLLINRAFFGRLSEQVVNLPPVQWSDRIPAIVLAVFVVILGLLPSGLVAYSETAATALSLGRPTLSAVVHQEAHQEAIAVSHESDVPTLFSVNP
- a CDS encoding carbon dioxide-concentrating mechanism protein CcmK — protein: MPIAVGMIETRGFPAVVEAADAMVKAARVTLVGYEKIGSARVTVIVRGDVSEVQASVSAGVESVKRVNGGEVVSTHIIARPHENLEYVLPIRYTEAVEQFRTY
- a CDS encoding EutN/CcmL family microcompartment protein, which produces MQLAQVRGSVVSTQKDPNLQGVKLLLLQLIDEEGQLIPKYEVAADNVGAGVGEWVLVTIGSAARQVIRSDERPVDAAVIAIVDTVNVENRTLYSKKETDRFR
- a CDS encoding NAD(P)H-quinone oxidoreductase subunit F, whose amino-acid sequence is MNQLLVQTSWWVPLYSLLGAIITLPWSSAIVRRTGPRPGAYINLLATIVAFIHGGFLFRTTWGHGPEFIVINWLSTGDLDLSFVLEISQMSTGALEAITGLSLVAQVYALGYMEKDWSLARFFGLMGFFEAAMSGLAISNSLFLSYALLEMLTLSTYLIVGFWYAQPLVVTAARDAFLTKRVGDILLLMGVVSVGTLAGSFNFADIEVWAETAELSPMVANFLGLTLIAGPIGKCAQFPLHLWLDEAMEGPNPASLLRNSLVVSCGAYVLIKLSPVVSLSPLAETTLIVVGTMTAIGASLVAIAQIDIKRTLSHSTSAVLGLVFIAVGMQHVDVALLLLLTHAIAKALLFTSIGSIILTTSNQNITEMGGLWSKMPATTLAFVVGSAGTIALIPLGNFWAMERWVNGFWSVPWWLLLLLIVFNGLTALNLTRVFCLVFLGPTQPKTRRAPEVPWPMAVPMVSLSIVTLLTPLMLQHWQLLLSWAGPWARNGPDPAVFDLPLVVISGIVGCIVGGVIYLNPNRSEPVHLPWKPLQDLFAYDFYIDKLYGVTVVLAVQQFSRFTAWIDRYFVDGLVNLVGLATVFSGQGLKYTVPGGSQLYVLTILIGVALLGLLMSSLL